In Kangiella koreensis DSM 16069, a single window of DNA contains:
- the narJ gene encoding nitrate reductase molybdenum cofactor assembly chaperone, with product MKILKVISRLLDYPTQSLLDNTDALVEATASTKHLPPEVREKIIALIEQQRVADIYDLQANYDGLFERGRYVSLLIFEHVHGESRDRGQAMVDLLEMYKSKGFELDSRQMPDYIPLFLEFLSEQDELYAREWLADVAHIFALLEERLDKRESEFAVLLRSLLIISGAQVDRKEIQETVAKEQAEDTLEAIDKEWEDKEIRFDDPIDGQSCPSNRPAPQLSANKEVPINWHEASVNNKSDSIQR from the coding sequence ATGAAAATTTTGAAAGTTATTTCTCGCTTATTGGACTACCCAACCCAAAGCTTGCTGGATAACACTGATGCACTGGTTGAAGCAACTGCTTCAACCAAGCATCTGCCACCTGAAGTACGCGAAAAAATCATTGCCTTAATCGAGCAACAAAGAGTTGCCGACATCTACGATCTTCAAGCCAACTACGATGGTTTGTTCGAACGTGGACGTTACGTTTCACTTTTGATTTTCGAACATGTTCATGGTGAGTCACGTGATCGCGGTCAGGCCATGGTCGATCTTTTGGAAATGTATAAATCCAAAGGGTTCGAGCTGGATTCCCGTCAAATGCCTGATTACATCCCTTTGTTCCTGGAGTTTTTATCCGAACAGGATGAACTCTATGCACGCGAATGGCTGGCTGACGTTGCGCACATTTTTGCCTTACTTGAAGAACGATTGGATAAGCGTGAATCAGAGTTTGCAGTTCTATTAAGAAGCTTACTGATCATTTCAGGTGCCCAGGTGGATCGCAAAGAGATTCAGGAAACCGTGGCCAAGGAACAAGCCGAGGACACTTTAGAAGCGATTGATAAAGAGTGGGAGGACAAAGAGATTCGTTTTGATGATCCGATTGATGGACAGTCGTGCCCATCGAATCGTCCGGCGCCACAATTGAGTGCTAATAAAGAAGTGCCAATCAACTGGCATGAAGCCTCAGTTAATAACAAATCAGACTCAATACAACGTTAG
- the narH gene encoding nitrate reductase subunit beta, translated as MKIRAQVGMVLNLDKCIGCHTCSITCKNVWTSREGMEYAWFNNVETKPGIGYPKEWENQDKWNGGWVRKSNGSIRPKIGGKFRILANIFANPDLPEIDDYYEPFDFDYQHLHTAKESEHQPTARPRSLISGKRMEKIEWGPNWEEILGTEFEKRSKDKNFDNVQKEIYGQYENTFMMYLPRLCEHCLNPTCVASCPSGAIYKREEDGIVLIDQEKCRGWRMCISGCPYKKIYYNWKTGKSEKCIFCYPRIEAGMPTVCSETCVGRIRYLGVLLYDADKIEEAASTASETDLYQKQLEIFLDPNDPEVIKQARKDGVADSVIKAAQASPVYKMAVEWKLALPLHPEYRTLPMVWYVPSLSPIQSAAEAGHIGYVGKSGVIPDVESLRIPVKYLANLLTAGDEKPVILALKRLLAMRAYKRSQQVEGVEDLDVLEDVSLTKKQVEEMYRYLAIANYEDRFVIPTGHRELNIPEAYEEQNGCGFSFGNGCSSGNNDVNMFGAKKITQRDIIKTVQIWENDQ; from the coding sequence ATGAAAATTCGTGCACAAGTGGGTATGGTCCTGAATCTTGATAAGTGTATTGGTTGCCATACTTGTTCGATAACCTGTAAAAATGTTTGGACTTCTCGCGAAGGGATGGAGTATGCCTGGTTTAATAATGTTGAAACCAAACCGGGCATTGGTTATCCGAAAGAGTGGGAAAACCAGGATAAATGGAATGGCGGCTGGGTGCGTAAATCCAACGGCAGCATTCGTCCAAAAATCGGTGGTAAGTTCCGTATTTTAGCCAACATATTTGCTAACCCGGACTTGCCAGAAATCGACGATTACTACGAACCGTTTGATTTCGATTATCAACATTTGCATACCGCCAAAGAGTCTGAGCACCAGCCAACAGCAAGACCACGTTCGCTTATTTCCGGCAAGCGCATGGAGAAAATCGAATGGGGTCCGAACTGGGAAGAAATTCTTGGTACTGAGTTTGAAAAACGCAGTAAAGATAAAAACTTCGACAATGTTCAAAAAGAAATCTACGGCCAGTATGAAAATACATTCATGATGTATTTGCCACGTCTTTGTGAGCATTGCTTGAATCCAACCTGTGTCGCTTCATGTCCTTCAGGCGCTATCTATAAGCGTGAAGAAGACGGCATTGTTCTGATTGATCAGGAAAAATGTCGTGGCTGGAGAATGTGTATCAGTGGCTGTCCATACAAAAAGATTTACTACAATTGGAAAACAGGCAAATCAGAAAAATGTATTTTCTGTTACCCACGGATTGAAGCGGGTATGCCAACGGTATGTTCTGAAACCTGTGTGGGCCGAATCCGTTATTTGGGTGTGTTGCTTTATGACGCAGACAAGATTGAAGAAGCTGCATCAACCGCTTCTGAAACCGATCTGTATCAAAAGCAGCTCGAAATCTTCCTCGATCCGAATGATCCCGAAGTTATCAAGCAGGCTCGTAAAGACGGTGTCGCTGATTCAGTGATCAAAGCTGCTCAGGCATCGCCAGTTTACAAAATGGCGGTTGAGTGGAAATTGGCGCTGCCATTGCACCCAGAATACAGAACCTTGCCAATGGTTTGGTATGTACCATCCTTGAGTCCGATTCAGTCTGCGGCTGAAGCAGGGCATATCGGTTATGTCGGCAAATCTGGCGTGATTCCTGATGTTGAATCTTTACGCATTCCAGTGAAATATCTGGCTAATCTGCTAACTGCTGGTGATGAAAAACCTGTGATTCTAGCTCTTAAACGTCTCCTGGCAATGCGCGCATACAAACGCTCGCAACAGGTAGAAGGGGTCGAGGATCTGGATGTGCTGGAAGATGTTTCGCTGACTAAGAAACAGGTCGAAGAAATGTATCGCTACCTGGCCATTGCTAATTACGAAGATCGCTTCGTGATTCCAACCGGCCACCGAGAGTTAAACATTCCTGAAGCCTACGAAGAGCAAAATGGTTGTGGCTTTAGCTTTGGTAACGGCTGTAGTTCCGGTAATAACGACGTCAACATGTTTGGTGCTAAGAAAATCACCCAGCGTGACATCATTAAAACCGTACAAATCTGGGAGAATGACCAATGA
- a CDS encoding nitrate reductase subunit alpha — MSQFLDRLQFFKKKQSEFSNGHGEVTNESRAWENSYRQRWQHDKIVRSTHGVNCTGSCSWKIYVKNGLVTWETQQTDYPRTRPDLPNHEPRGCPRGASYSWYLYSANRLKYPKVRKPLLKLWREARLTRSPVEAWQSIVEDPEKANSYKTKRGLGGFIRSSWDEVNEIIAASNVYTAKQYGPDRIVGFSPIPAMSMVSYAAGSRYLSLIGGVCMSFYDWYCDLPPASPMTWGEQTDVPESADWYNSNYIIAWGSNVPQTRTPDAHFFTEVRYKGAKTVSITPDYAEVSKLTDEWLNPKQGTDAALGMAFGHVILKEFHLENPSEYFTDYVRRYTDMPMLVVLEDYEKGGYTAGKFLRSSDLVDSLGQDNNPEWKTIAYDENTNELVSPLGSIGYRWGEKGKWNIQDKEGKEGKDVKLQLSLIGDDVASVSFPHFASDKSNQHWVSCEHNEVLNRNVPCKTITLADGRTVKVATVYDLMIANYGIDRGLGGENVASSYDDDIPFTPAWQEKITGVKRDKVIRIAREFADTAHKTKGKAMIIVGAAMNHWYHMDMNYRGLINMLMMCGCVGQSGGGWAHYVGQEKLRPQTGWLPLAFGLDWSRPPRQMNSTSFFYNHSSQWRHEKVSIHEVLSPLADKSQYPEHMLDYNIKAERMGWLPSAPQLDRNPLQITRDAEAAGMDPKDYVVQELKNGNLRFASEAPDDPKNFPRNLFVWRSNLLGSSGKGHEYMLKYLLGTKNGLMNDDLGTRGGFKPDEADWVEKGPEGKLDLVVTLDFRMSSTCLYSDIVLPTACWYEKDDLNTSDMHPFIHPLSTAVDPAWEARSDWDIYKGIAKKFSEVAEGELGIEKDLVTVPILHDTAGELAQSDVKDWKKGECELIPGKTAPNMMVVERDYPNTYKKFTSLGPLLEKLGNGGKGIGWNTDEEVEFLRKLNHTVLDEGVSEGQPQIETAIDAAEVVLSLAPETNGNVAVKAWSALGEFTGLDHTHLALPKHEEKIRFRDIQAQPRKIISSPTWSGLEDEHVSYNAGYTNVHEFIPWRTITGRQQFYQDHLWMQAFGEQMVSYRPPINTKTIEYVKDKKPNGNKEIVLNWITPHQKWGIHSTYSDNLLMLTLSRGGPIIWLSELDAKEAGIEDNDWVEVFNANGAIACRAVVSQRVKQGMVMMYHAQERIVNVPGSEMTGTRGGHHNSVTRVVLKPTHMIGGYAQQSYGFNYYGTVGCNRDEFVVVRKMDKVDWLDGPDGDVHPQPLPDEV; from the coding sequence ATGAGTCAGTTCCTTGATCGCTTACAGTTTTTTAAGAAAAAACAAAGCGAGTTTTCTAATGGTCACGGCGAAGTGACCAACGAAAGCCGCGCTTGGGAAAACAGTTATCGACAACGTTGGCAGCATGACAAAATTGTTCGCTCAACTCATGGCGTTAACTGTACTGGTTCATGTAGCTGGAAAATTTATGTGAAGAATGGTCTGGTGACCTGGGAAACCCAGCAAACGGATTACCCAAGAACCCGTCCCGATCTTCCTAATCACGAACCCCGCGGCTGCCCACGTGGTGCCAGCTATTCCTGGTATCTTTATAGCGCGAACCGCTTAAAGTATCCTAAGGTTCGTAAGCCATTATTGAAACTGTGGCGTGAAGCGCGATTAACCAGATCTCCGGTTGAAGCCTGGCAGTCGATTGTTGAAGATCCTGAAAAGGCGAATAGCTATAAAACAAAACGCGGTCTAGGTGGTTTCATTCGTTCAAGTTGGGATGAAGTCAATGAAATCATCGCAGCTTCGAATGTTTATACTGCAAAGCAATATGGGCCTGACCGAATCGTTGGCTTCTCACCAATCCCAGCGATGTCGATGGTTTCTTATGCTGCGGGTTCGCGCTACCTGTCTTTAATTGGTGGCGTCTGTATGAGCTTCTATGACTGGTACTGCGATCTTCCTCCTGCATCTCCAATGACCTGGGGTGAGCAGACAGACGTTCCTGAATCAGCTGACTGGTATAACTCTAATTACATCATTGCCTGGGGCTCTAATGTGCCTCAAACACGGACACCCGATGCGCACTTCTTTACTGAGGTTCGTTATAAAGGTGCCAAGACGGTTTCAATCACGCCTGATTATGCAGAAGTGTCCAAGCTTACTGATGAATGGCTCAATCCAAAGCAGGGTACTGACGCTGCTTTAGGCATGGCATTTGGTCATGTCATCCTGAAAGAATTCCACTTGGAAAACCCAAGTGAATACTTCACTGATTATGTTCGTCGCTACACTGACATGCCGATGCTGGTTGTGTTAGAGGATTATGAAAAAGGCGGTTATACAGCCGGTAAATTCTTACGATCCTCTGATCTGGTTGATAGTTTAGGTCAAGACAATAATCCTGAATGGAAAACCATTGCTTATGATGAAAACACCAATGAGCTTGTTTCCCCGCTGGGTTCCATTGGTTACCGTTGGGGAGAAAAAGGTAAGTGGAATATTCAGGATAAAGAAGGCAAAGAGGGTAAAGACGTTAAGCTTCAGTTATCACTGATCGGTGATGACGTTGCATCCGTGTCTTTCCCACATTTCGCTTCTGATAAAAGCAATCAGCACTGGGTATCCTGCGAGCACAATGAAGTGCTGAATCGTAATGTTCCTTGTAAAACTATAACGCTTGCCGATGGTAGAACCGTCAAAGTTGCAACCGTTTATGATTTGATGATTGCTAACTATGGTATCGATCGCGGGCTTGGTGGCGAAAACGTTGCTTCCAGCTATGACGATGACATTCCGTTCACACCAGCCTGGCAAGAAAAAATTACCGGTGTTAAACGCGATAAGGTAATTCGTATTGCGCGTGAATTTGCTGACACAGCTCATAAGACTAAAGGTAAGGCCATGATTATTGTCGGTGCGGCAATGAATCACTGGTATCACATGGACATGAACTATCGTGGCTTAATCAACATGCTGATGATGTGCGGCTGCGTAGGTCAATCAGGCGGTGGTTGGGCTCACTATGTAGGACAAGAAAAACTGCGTCCACAAACAGGCTGGTTGCCTCTGGCTTTCGGTCTTGACTGGAGTCGTCCACCACGTCAAATGAACTCCACGTCGTTCTTCTATAACCATAGTTCGCAGTGGCGTCATGAGAAGGTCAGCATTCACGAAGTTCTATCGCCACTGGCTGATAAATCTCAATACCCTGAGCATATGTTGGACTACAACATTAAAGCTGAGCGTATGGGCTGGTTGCCATCGGCGCCGCAACTGGATCGTAATCCATTGCAGATTACGCGTGATGCGGAAGCTGCGGGCATGGATCCGAAAGACTATGTGGTGCAGGAACTGAAAAATGGTAATTTACGTTTTGCCAGTGAAGCTCCCGACGACCCTAAAAACTTCCCACGCAATCTATTTGTCTGGCGCTCAAATTTATTGGGCTCATCAGGTAAAGGTCACGAGTACATGCTCAAGTATTTATTAGGCACTAAAAACGGCTTAATGAATGACGATCTTGGTACGCGCGGAGGTTTCAAACCCGATGAGGCAGACTGGGTTGAAAAAGGTCCTGAAGGAAAACTGGATCTTGTGGTCACGCTAGATTTCAGAATGTCATCGACGTGTTTGTATTCGGATATCGTTTTACCGACCGCTTGCTGGTATGAAAAAGATGATTTGAATACTTCCGATATGCATCCTTTCATACACCCATTATCAACCGCAGTTGACCCAGCTTGGGAGGCTCGCTCTGATTGGGATATTTACAAAGGTATTGCTAAAAAATTCTCTGAAGTGGCAGAAGGTGAATTAGGTATTGAAAAAGATTTAGTCACAGTACCGATCCTTCATGATACTGCAGGTGAGCTCGCACAATCAGATGTTAAAGACTGGAAGAAGGGCGAGTGCGAACTTATTCCTGGTAAAACAGCTCCCAACATGATGGTGGTTGAACGTGATTATCCGAACACCTACAAGAAATTTACTTCGTTGGGACCATTGCTTGAAAAATTGGGTAATGGCGGTAAAGGTATTGGCTGGAACACTGACGAAGAAGTTGAGTTCCTGCGCAAATTAAATCACACGGTTCTGGATGAGGGTGTTAGCGAAGGTCAACCTCAGATCGAAACAGCGATTGATGCTGCTGAAGTTGTGCTATCTCTCGCGCCAGAAACAAACGGCAATGTTGCGGTTAAAGCTTGGTCTGCATTAGGTGAGTTTACCGGTCTGGATCACACTCACTTAGCTTTGCCAAAACACGAAGAAAAAATTCGCTTCCGTGATATTCAGGCACAGCCTCGTAAGATTATTTCTTCACCAACATGGTCTGGACTGGAAGATGAGCATGTCAGTTATAACGCTGGCTACACCAATGTTCATGAGTTTATTCCTTGGAGAACCATCACTGGCCGACAACAGTTCTATCAAGATCATCTATGGATGCAGGCCTTTGGTGAGCAGATGGTTTCGTATCGTCCGCCTATCAATACTAAAACCATTGAGTACGTTAAAGACAAGAAGCCAAATGGCAATAAAGAAATTGTCCTTAACTGGATTACGCCTCACCAGAAATGGGGTATTCACAGTACTTACTCTGACAACCTGTTGATGCTGACTCTGTCTCGTGGCGGCCCAATCATCTGGCTGAGTGAACTTGATGCCAAAGAAGCCGGCATTGAAGACAACGACTGGGTTGAAGTTTTCAATGCTAATGGTGCTATTGCTTGTCGTGCGGTGGTCAGTCAAAGGGTCAAGCAAGGCATGGTGATGATGTATCACGCACAGGAGCGCATCGTTAATGTACCCGGTTCAGAAATGACCGGCACAAGAGGCGGTCACCATAACTCAGTAACGCGCGTTGTCTTGAAACCAACTCATATGATTGGTGGTTATGCACAACAATCCTATGGCTTCAACTATTACGGTACTGTGGGTTGTAACCGTGATGAGTTTGTTGTCGTTAGAAAAATGGACAAAGTTGACTGGCTCGATGGGCCAGATGGCGATGTTCATCCTCAACCACTACCTGATGAAGTATAG
- a CDS encoding MFS transporter, with the protein MADLKKWDVEDPKFWESEGKKVANRNLWISIPSLLCGFAVWLYWGIITVQMLNLGFPFEKSELFTLMAISGLTGATLRIPSSFFIRLCGGRNTIFFTTALLMIPAVGTGIALQDKDTPLWMFQLLALLSGLGGGNFASSMSNISFFFPKKQQGLALGLNAGLGNFGVTSMQILVPLFMTIGAFGAMGGDPMTLVSSSGTLIGKIEAGSETWIQNAGFVWLLLLVPLAFAAWFGMNNIKTQEVSPDIGNPLSAFGKITFMLLIGFITAMAGLWLMLPESANGSGFGVPKEIVLVLVITATVFLLKALPGQIRTSLNRQYKIFNNKHTWVMSVIYTMTFGSFIGFAAAFPLAIKVIFGYSHIMVDGVMTHDTINTNGPSALMYAWMGPFIGALIRPVGGWISDKVGGALVTQICSLIMVASALGVAYYMKAAYGSASPEEYFIPFFILFLVLFAATGIGNGSTFRTIAMVFPKEQAGPVLGWTSAVAAYGAFYIPKVFGEQIQATTPEYALIGFSIFYAVCLFVNWWFYLRKNGEFYNP; encoded by the coding sequence ATGGCTGACTTAAAAAAATGGGATGTAGAAGATCCTAAGTTTTGGGAGTCCGAAGGTAAGAAGGTTGCTAACCGAAACCTTTGGATTTCAATTCCAAGTCTACTGTGTGGTTTTGCAGTCTGGCTGTATTGGGGAATTATCACGGTTCAGATGTTGAACCTCGGCTTCCCATTTGAAAAATCAGAGTTGTTCACTCTGATGGCTATTTCTGGCTTAACCGGAGCAACATTACGTATCCCTAGTAGCTTCTTCATTCGCCTGTGTGGTGGCCGTAATACCATTTTCTTTACCACAGCGTTATTGATGATTCCAGCCGTTGGAACCGGTATTGCGCTACAGGATAAAGACACGCCATTGTGGATGTTCCAGCTGTTGGCTTTGTTATCGGGCCTGGGTGGCGGCAACTTTGCTTCATCAATGTCTAACATCAGCTTTTTCTTTCCTAAAAAACAACAGGGTTTAGCCTTGGGTTTGAATGCAGGACTGGGCAATTTTGGCGTAACCTCGATGCAGATTTTGGTTCCTTTATTCATGACTATCGGAGCATTCGGAGCCATGGGTGGCGACCCAATGACTTTGGTCAGTTCAAGCGGAACCCTTATTGGAAAAATTGAAGCAGGTTCAGAAACCTGGATTCAAAATGCCGGCTTTGTTTGGTTACTACTGCTTGTTCCGCTTGCTTTCGCAGCTTGGTTTGGCATGAACAACATTAAGACGCAAGAAGTATCACCGGACATAGGTAATCCTTTGTCGGCCTTTGGGAAAATAACTTTCATGCTATTAATTGGCTTTATCACTGCAATGGCTGGTTTGTGGTTGATGTTGCCCGAAAGTGCTAACGGTTCTGGTTTTGGCGTGCCTAAAGAAATTGTTCTGGTATTGGTTATTACAGCGACAGTATTTCTGCTTAAGGCATTGCCTGGACAGATTCGTACCAGTCTTAACCGTCAATACAAGATTTTCAATAACAAGCATACCTGGGTGATGAGTGTTATTTACACCATGACTTTCGGCTCCTTCATTGGTTTTGCAGCAGCATTCCCGCTCGCTATCAAGGTCATCTTCGGCTACAGCCATATCATGGTCGATGGTGTCATGACTCACGATACGATTAATACTAATGGTCCTAGTGCTTTGATGTATGCCTGGATGGGACCTTTTATTGGTGCTTTGATTCGTCCAGTAGGCGGTTGGATTTCTGACAAAGTTGGTGGCGCTTTAGTCACTCAAATTTGTTCGCTAATCATGGTTGCCAGCGCACTCGGCGTCGCCTATTACATGAAAGCTGCTTATGGTTCAGCTAGCCCTGAAGAGTATTTCATTCCGTTCTTTATATTGTTCCTGGTGCTGTTTGCGGCAACCGGTATTGGTAATGGTTCAACCTTCCGTACCATCGCAATGGTCTTCCCAAAAGAACAGGCCGGTCCTGTACTTGGCTGGACCTCAGCCGTTGCAGCTTATGGCGCTTTCTACATCCCAAAAGTCTTTGGCGAACAGATCCAAGCCACTACACCTGAATATGCATTGATTGGTTTTTCCATATTTTATGCGGTCTGCTTATTCGTTAACTGGTGGTTTTACCTGAGAAAAAATGGTGAATTTTATAACCCTTAA
- a CDS encoding MFS transporter translates to MLTHKQKQYSVLSMSTVAFAFNFAVWTMFSIIGIKIKQELGLTDTEFGILVATPILTGSITRLPLGILTDRYGGRIVFFIQMLLVAGATYGLAFAHEYWQYLVAGLFVGLAGGSFAIGIAYTSAWFEKEKQGTAMGIFGAGNAGAAITNLVAPMIVVAAGWQMVPKVYSIAMLVMAIVFWFFTFNDPKQVERARTGKHISIKDQLAPLKELRVWRFGLYYYFVFGGFVALALWLPKYYVGEYGLDLKTASFITMLFTLPSGLIRAAGGYASDKVGARKVNWWVFWISIACLFFLSYPQTTLLVKGIEGDFSFDIGLNIWIFTALVFVVGIAQGFGKASVYRIIHDYYPNNMGSVGGMVGVLGGLGGFTLPIFFGLLSDYTNVRSSCFMLLFILVAICMVWMNYAIVQQKKESEIL, encoded by the coding sequence ATGCTAACGCACAAACAAAAACAATATTCTGTTTTGTCCATGAGTACGGTCGCATTCGCATTTAACTTTGCAGTGTGGACCATGTTCTCGATTATCGGCATTAAGATTAAGCAAGAGCTTGGATTGACGGATACCGAGTTCGGCATTCTGGTCGCTACACCAATTTTAACAGGCTCCATTACACGATTGCCGTTGGGTATTTTAACCGATCGTTATGGTGGGCGTATTGTCTTTTTTATTCAAATGCTGTTAGTTGCCGGTGCTACCTACGGGCTGGCATTTGCTCATGAATATTGGCAATACCTGGTAGCAGGTTTATTTGTAGGTTTGGCTGGTGGCTCTTTTGCCATTGGTATTGCCTATACCTCTGCCTGGTTCGAAAAAGAGAAGCAGGGCACTGCAATGGGCATCTTTGGTGCCGGTAATGCTGGTGCTGCTATCACCAACTTAGTTGCTCCAATGATTGTAGTTGCTGCCGGATGGCAAATGGTGCCCAAGGTTTACTCAATTGCAATGCTGGTAATGGCAATTGTGTTCTGGTTCTTCACTTTTAACGATCCAAAACAAGTCGAGCGAGCCAGAACTGGCAAGCACATTTCAATCAAAGATCAATTGGCGCCATTAAAAGAACTCCGTGTTTGGCGATTTGGACTCTACTATTACTTTGTGTTTGGTGGTTTTGTCGCATTGGCCTTGTGGCTGCCAAAATACTATGTCGGTGAATATGGTTTAGACCTTAAAACGGCATCCTTTATTACCATGCTATTTACCTTACCCTCTGGCTTGATTCGTGCTGCTGGTGGCTATGCTTCCGATAAAGTTGGCGCTCGTAAAGTCAACTGGTGGGTATTCTGGATTTCAATCGCATGTCTCTTCTTCCTGTCCTATCCACAAACAACTTTGCTGGTTAAAGGTATTGAAGGTGATTTCAGTTTCGACATTGGTTTGAACATTTGGATCTTCACAGCATTAGTTTTTGTGGTGGGGATTGCGCAGGGGTTCGGTAAAGCCAGTGTCTATCGAATTATTCACGACTATTACCCCAATAACATGGGGTCGGTTGGCGGCATGGTAGGCGTTCTAGGTGGTTTAGGCGGATTTACACTACCCATCTTTTTCGGTCTTTTATCAGACTATACCAACGTTCGTAGTTCTTGTTTCATGCTGCTATTCATTCTGGTTGCTATCTGCATGGTATGGATGAACTACGCGATTGTTCAGCAGAAAAAAGAAAGCGAAATATTGTAA
- a CDS encoding ATP-binding protein: MAIIVALALASLITSMFVSESLDGDAAQINVAGSLRMQSIRLSRALTAEQNNLDILNATTATDEIREFERRLSILLSHGLIANSGNQKIVDIHKVLEQQWFEIKTQVNTNPARFETDYSLIDQFVGTIDRLVSILQSESEKKIRVLRMIQGSALFLTLLTAFIALYRINRSIVQPMNNLVAAAKEASKGNFNVRVSDISNDEIGLLGTTFNEMSTRLQIIHNHLEEKVQEKTTKLERSNKSLELLYQTSHNLVRANSRRDFENLLAQVEQTIGDGQVILCLDQKVQNSHQRIPISQHELPKNCDQIHCSQCKISNNIRHSFHIHKQDKDYGSLQYFSNKGKPEQWVHNLLQAIADNIAVAISLDQKRAQENLLLLMEERAVIARELHDSLAQSLSFLKLQTSLLSRQLDKNLERNTIENTIGDLKDGLNNAYRQLRELLTTFRLQIEEPSLESALKGTVAEFSTKCGYEVELDYSITNQTLTSNQQIHALQIIREALSNVQRHSQASKAWVKLSIQGGKVHVEVIDNGIGIPDEMPEGTHYGLSIMNERAASLNANIDIRKAPPQGTIVEMTLEPQTNTIEGIR; encoded by the coding sequence ATGGCTATTATTGTCGCCCTGGCATTGGCCAGCTTAATTACTTCTATGTTTGTCTCGGAGAGTCTTGATGGTGACGCTGCTCAGATTAACGTTGCAGGTTCACTACGAATGCAGTCTATTCGCTTATCCAGGGCACTCACCGCTGAGCAAAATAATTTAGACATCTTGAATGCAACTACGGCAACCGATGAGATCCGTGAGTTTGAACGAAGGCTCAGCATCTTGCTAAGCCATGGTTTAATTGCAAATAGTGGAAACCAAAAAATTGTTGATATTCATAAAGTCTTGGAGCAGCAGTGGTTTGAGATTAAAACACAGGTGAACACCAATCCTGCCAGATTTGAAACTGATTACAGTTTGATCGATCAATTTGTCGGTACTATCGATCGGCTGGTATCTATTCTGCAAAGTGAGTCTGAGAAAAAGATACGTGTCCTTAGAATGATTCAAGGCAGCGCCCTCTTCTTGACACTTTTAACTGCCTTTATAGCGCTTTACCGTATTAATCGAAGCATTGTTCAACCCATGAATAACCTGGTTGCAGCAGCGAAAGAGGCTTCCAAAGGAAACTTTAATGTAAGAGTCAGCGACATTTCTAATGACGAAATTGGTCTGCTAGGAACTACCTTTAATGAAATGTCTACGCGATTACAAATTATTCATAACCACCTCGAGGAAAAAGTACAAGAAAAAACAACTAAGCTGGAGCGAAGCAACAAGTCACTGGAATTGCTTTACCAAACCTCTCATAACCTAGTTCGAGCTAACAGCAGGCGTGACTTTGAAAATTTACTGGCTCAAGTTGAGCAAACGATAGGCGATGGACAGGTCATATTGTGCCTTGATCAAAAAGTGCAAAATAGTCATCAGAGAATTCCTATCAGTCAACACGAACTGCCTAAAAATTGTGACCAGATTCATTGTAGCCAATGTAAAATATCAAACAATATCAGGCACTCTTTCCACATCCATAAGCAAGATAAAGATTATGGCTCCCTGCAGTATTTCTCAAATAAAGGAAAGCCAGAGCAATGGGTTCATAACTTGCTGCAGGCTATTGCGGATAATATAGCTGTTGCTATAAGTCTTGATCAGAAAAGAGCGCAAGAAAACCTACTGCTTTTAATGGAGGAGCGTGCTGTCATTGCAAGAGAGCTGCATGACTCTCTCGCACAATCACTGTCCTTTTTAAAGCTTCAAACGTCATTGCTCAGCAGACAGCTGGATAAAAATCTTGAGCGAAACACGATCGAAAATACAATTGGTGATTTGAAAGATGGTTTGAATAATGCTTATAGACAATTAAGAGAATTGCTAACAACTTTCCGTCTGCAAATTGAAGAGCCCTCTTTAGAAAGTGCACTCAAAGGTACCGTTGCTGAATTTAGTACTAAGTGTGGTTATGAGGTAGAGCTTGATTACTCGATAACGAATCAAACCTTAACTTCCAATCAACAAATTCATGCACTGCAGATAATCCGCGAAGCATTATCCAACGTCCAGCGGCATTCGCAGGCGAGTAAAGCCTGGGTGAAATTATCCATCCAAGGTGGAAAGGTACATGTCGAAGTTATTGATAATGGTATTGGCATCCCCGATGAAATGCCCGAAGGCACCCACTATGGTCTATCCATCATGAACGAACGCGCTGCGTCCTTGAATGCCAATATTGATATCCGCAAAGCTCCCCCCCAAGGCACCATCGTTGAGATGACTTTAGAGCCACAAACAAACACCATAGAAGGGATACGATGA